A stretch of the Synechocystis sp. PCC 7338 genome encodes the following:
- the larE gene encoding ATP-dependent sacrificial sulfur transferase LarE, which translates to MSESKLKNLRQFFQELDRALIAYSGGVDSTLVAKVAYDVLGANAVAITAVSPSLLPEELEDAQAQAEWIGIAHELVQTHEMDNPNYTANPENRCYFCKSELHDTLKPLALARGYSYVIDGVNGDDLRDYRPGIQAAKERGGRSPLAELQISKLEVRQISRLLGLPWWDKPAQPCLSSRFPYGEEITVEKLKRVGRAEIYLRRLGYPQVRVRSEQNLARIELPPEQIQQFVQAVPLGELVQTFQNLGFLYVTLDLEGYQSGKLNRVLTKANGITA; encoded by the coding sequence ATGTCAGAAAGCAAACTCAAAAATCTGCGGCAATTCTTTCAGGAGTTAGACCGGGCTTTAATTGCCTATTCTGGCGGAGTGGATAGCACCCTAGTGGCCAAGGTGGCCTACGACGTATTGGGGGCCAATGCCGTGGCCATTACCGCCGTTTCCCCTTCCCTGTTACCGGAGGAACTAGAAGACGCCCAGGCCCAGGCAGAGTGGATCGGCATTGCCCACGAATTGGTGCAGACCCATGAAATGGATAACCCTAATTACACGGCCAACCCTGAAAACCGTTGTTATTTTTGCAAAAGTGAACTCCACGACACTCTCAAACCCTTAGCTTTGGCCCGGGGTTACAGTTACGTCATTGATGGGGTAAATGGGGATGATCTACGGGATTATCGCCCCGGCATCCAGGCGGCGAAGGAACGGGGAGGGCGATCGCCATTGGCAGAATTACAAATTAGTAAGTTAGAGGTGCGGCAAATTTCTCGCTTATTGGGTTTGCCCTGGTGGGATAAACCAGCCCAGCCTTGCTTGAGTTCCCGTTTTCCCTACGGCGAAGAAATTACGGTGGAAAAACTAAAGCGGGTCGGCCGGGCGGAAATTTATCTCCGTCGTCTTGGTTATCCCCAGGTCAGGGTAAGATCTGAGCAAAATTTGGCTCGCATTGAATTACCCCCAGAACAAATTCAGCAGTTTGTGCAAGCTGTCCCCCTAGGGGAATTGGTGCAAACCTTTCAGAACTTAGGTTTCCTGTACGTCACCCTGGATTTGGAAGGCTACCAGAGTGGCAAACTCAATCGAGTCTTGACCAAAGCCAATGGGATTACAGCTTAG
- a CDS encoding YdcF family protein: MFVFLSKLLPLFLYPLGLVSLLLLGIGFWSWRQQSGMQWLTLIALAILLVSANSWVSDALLRTLEYRYLPTEDLPEAPVIVVLGGGLYRATYPRQFPEVAEAGDRVIYGAQIYQEGKAPYIIATGGRIPWLGTVTGSEAEDMALLLQRLGVPREAIIKEGKSLNTRQNAVFTQKILRQRGINTIILVTSGYHMPRAKKVFEKLGINVIPAATDFLSQPLGKNNFNLANVILGLMPDAKSLQLATMALKEYLGLFIYKLQGWI, from the coding sequence ATGTTCGTTTTTCTCTCTAAACTTTTGCCCCTATTCCTCTATCCCCTGGGGTTGGTTTCGTTGCTACTGCTGGGGATCGGTTTTTGGAGTTGGCGACAACAGTCGGGGATGCAATGGCTCACCTTGATAGCATTGGCAATTTTGCTGGTCAGCGCCAATAGCTGGGTCAGCGATGCCCTCCTGCGAACCCTGGAGTACCGATATTTACCGACGGAGGATTTACCCGAGGCTCCAGTCATTGTGGTTTTGGGGGGAGGGCTTTACCGAGCAACCTATCCTCGGCAATTTCCCGAAGTGGCCGAAGCTGGCGATCGGGTTATTTACGGCGCCCAAATTTACCAGGAGGGCAAAGCTCCCTACATCATTGCCACCGGAGGCAGGATTCCTTGGCTTGGTACAGTGACCGGTTCAGAAGCGGAGGATATGGCGTTGCTACTGCAACGGCTTGGGGTGCCCAGAGAAGCCATCATTAAAGAAGGAAAATCCCTTAATACCAGGCAAAATGCGGTTTTTACCCAGAAAATCCTCCGGCAACGTGGCATAAACACCATCATACTCGTCACCTCTGGTTACCACATGCCTAGGGCAAAAAAGGTATTTGAAAAGTTGGGTATCAATGTCATTCCGGCTGCCACCGACTTTTTGAGTCAACCGTTGGGCAAAAATAATTTCAACCTTGCCAACGTTATTCTTGGTCTGATGCCCGATGCTAAAAGTTTGCAACTTGCCACCATGGCTCTGAAGGAATACCTGGGACTGTTTATTTATAAACTACAGGGCTGGATTTAG
- the fabZ gene encoding 3-hydroxyacyl-ACP dehydratase FabZ, which translates to MAISTPEVTPNLSDSNGNEAGAQTQFTIQEIRDLLPHRYPFALVDRIIDFQPGKSAVGLKNVTINEPFFPGHIPDRPIMPGVLIVESMAQVGGVILTQLPGMRGKFFAFAGIDGVRFRRPVVPGDQLIMTVELQSFKMQRIAKMQGEARVDGQLVCGGEMLFSLID; encoded by the coding sequence ATGGCAATTTCAACTCCGGAGGTGACTCCCAATTTAAGTGACAGCAATGGCAATGAAGCCGGCGCCCAAACCCAATTCACCATCCAAGAAATCCGTGACCTATTGCCCCACCGTTATCCCTTTGCTTTGGTGGACCGCATCATCGATTTTCAGCCAGGTAAATCCGCCGTCGGACTGAAAAATGTCACCATTAATGAACCGTTTTTTCCGGGGCATATTCCCGATCGCCCAATTATGCCTGGGGTGTTAATTGTAGAATCCATGGCCCAGGTGGGGGGGGTGATTTTAACCCAACTGCCGGGGATGCGGGGGAAATTTTTTGCCTTTGCCGGCATTGACGGGGTGCGGTTCCGGCGACCGGTGGTACCGGGGGATCAACTGATCATGACGGTGGAGTTGCAATCCTTTAAAATGCAACGCATTGCCAAAATGCAGGGGGAAGCCCGGGTGGATGGACAACTGGTCTGTGGCGGTGAAATGCTCTTTTCCCTGATTGATTGA
- a CDS encoding 2-phosphosulfolactate phosphatase family protein, producing the protein MEIFVYHTPELTPDQPLPDCAVVIDVLRATTTIATALKVGAEAVQVFSSLNDLLATSAAWPEEKRLRAGERGGAMVEGYDLGNSPLDCTPELMAGKRLFLSTTNGTRALQRVENCPQLITASLVNRGAAADYLVKNQPKTVWLLGSGWEGGYSLEDTVCAGAIAAYLTEKGVEFTKGNDEVTAALSLYRQWQDNLLGLFELASHGQRLLKLDRLDDLRYCATEDLIDILPKQVSPGVLTAA; encoded by the coding sequence GTGGAAATTTTTGTTTATCACACGCCGGAATTAACACCAGATCAGCCATTGCCTGATTGTGCGGTGGTTATTGATGTCCTGCGGGCCACCACCACCATTGCCACGGCACTCAAAGTTGGAGCGGAGGCGGTACAGGTTTTCAGTTCCTTGAATGATTTGTTGGCCACCAGTGCTGCTTGGCCAGAGGAAAAACGCCTCAGGGCCGGGGAAAGGGGCGGAGCTATGGTGGAAGGCTATGACCTGGGTAATTCCCCCCTTGATTGTACGCCGGAACTAATGGCGGGGAAAAGATTATTTCTATCCACCACCAATGGCACCCGAGCTTTACAACGGGTGGAAAATTGCCCCCAACTCATCACAGCTTCTTTGGTTAATCGGGGTGCAGCGGCAGATTATCTGGTCAAAAACCAGCCCAAAACCGTGTGGCTGCTAGGTTCCGGTTGGGAAGGGGGTTACTCCCTAGAGGATACAGTTTGTGCCGGGGCGATCGCCGCCTACCTCACAGAAAAGGGGGTGGAATTCACCAAAGGCAACGATGAAGTAACGGCAGCTTTAAGTCTTTACCGCCAATGGCAGGACAATCTGTTGGGACTGTTTGAATTGGCTAGTCATGGCCAGCGGTTGCTGAAGCTCGATCGCCTGGATGATTTGCGCTACTGTGCCACGGAGGATTTAATTGATATTCTGCCCAAGCAGGTATCCCCAGGGGTATTGACCGCCGCTTAA
- a CDS encoding nitroreductase family protein, translating to MDTFDAIYQRRSIKHFDPDHRLTPEEERKLLEAAIQAPTSYNIQHWRFLIIRDPQLRQTIREKYGNQAQMTDASLLILVVADVDAWDKDPARYWRNAPPEVADYLVGAIGSFYGGKSELQRDEAQRSIGMAMQNLMLAAKAMGYDSCPMIGFDLEKVAELVKLPADYAIGPMVAIGKRTEDARAKGGQLPLEELVKENSFA from the coding sequence ATGGATACATTTGACGCTATTTACCAACGGCGATCGATTAAGCATTTCGACCCTGACCATCGACTGACCCCAGAAGAAGAAAGAAAATTGCTCGAAGCGGCCATCCAAGCCCCCACTAGTTACAACATCCAACATTGGCGGTTCCTGATCATCCGGGACCCCCAACTGCGGCAAACCATCAGGGAAAAATATGGCAACCAAGCCCAAATGACCGATGCCTCCCTGCTAATTTTGGTGGTGGCAGACGTCGATGCCTGGGATAAAGATCCGGCCCGTTACTGGCGCAATGCTCCCCCAGAGGTGGCGGATTATTTGGTCGGGGCGATCGGTTCTTTCTATGGCGGCAAATCAGAGTTGCAACGGGATGAAGCCCAACGCTCCATTGGCATGGCTATGCAAAATTTGATGTTAGCGGCCAAGGCCATGGGCTATGATAGCTGTCCCATGATCGGTTTTGACCTAGAAAAGGTGGCCGAGTTGGTCAAGTTACCCGCCGACTACGCCATTGGCCCCATGGTGGCGATCGGTAAGCGTACCGAAGATGCCCGTGCCAAAGGGGGACAACTTCCCCTGGAGGAATTGGTCAAAGAAAATTCCTTTGCCTAG
- the aspS gene encoding aspartate--tRNA ligase, whose translation MRTHYCGDLRTTHLGETVTLYGWVDRRRDHGGVIFLDLRDRRGIVQIASSPDQTPASYPVAEGLRNEYVVQVTGVVSKRPPESLNEKIPTGEIEIYADSIILLNAVNQQLPFVVSSHEAEQVREDVRLKYRYLDLRRARLSQNLQLRHQVVKAMRRFLEDQEHFLEIETPILTRSTPEGARDYLVPSRVNPGEWYALPQSPQLFKQLLMVAGMDRYYQIARCFRDEDLRADRQPEFTQLDMEMSFMGQDEILDLNEVLICHIFKVVKGIELPRPFPRLTYQASMAKYGNDRPDTRFGLELVDLSELMGNCGFKVFAAAVSSGGSVKAIRVPGGNETISNVRIKPGGDLFKEATEAGAKGIAYIRVRDNGDIDTIGAIKENLDEEQVKTLLQRTQANAGDLLLFGAGDTATVNKSLSRLRLVLGEQLGLIDPDAVNLLWITDFPMFEWNADEKRWEALHHPFTAPHPEDLEDLKTARAQAYDLVMNGVEIGGGSLRIYQREVQEKVFATIGLSPEEAHEKFGFLLDAFEYGTPPHGGIAYGLDRLVMLLAKEDSIRDVIAFPKTQQASCLLTEAPAAVDKKQLKELEVASTYIPKAKVED comes from the coding sequence ATGCGTACTCATTATTGCGGCGACCTACGGACAACCCATCTGGGGGAAACTGTTACCCTCTACGGTTGGGTCGATCGCCGTCGGGATCATGGTGGCGTAATTTTCCTGGACCTGCGCGATCGCCGGGGCATAGTGCAAATCGCTAGTAGCCCCGACCAAACCCCTGCCTCCTATCCGGTGGCAGAAGGATTGCGGAACGAATACGTGGTGCAAGTTACCGGTGTGGTTAGTAAGCGCCCCCCGGAATCGTTAAATGAGAAAATTCCCACCGGGGAGATTGAGATCTATGCAGATAGCATCATCCTGCTCAACGCCGTCAATCAACAATTGCCCTTTGTGGTGTCCAGCCACGAAGCAGAACAGGTGCGGGAAGATGTGCGGCTCAAATACCGCTACCTAGACCTGCGGCGGGCCAGGTTAAGCCAAAATCTCCAACTGCGCCATCAAGTGGTGAAAGCCATGCGCCGTTTCCTGGAAGACCAAGAGCACTTTCTGGAAATTGAGACTCCCATTCTCACCCGTTCCACCCCCGAAGGGGCAAGGGATTACCTAGTGCCCTCCAGGGTTAACCCTGGGGAATGGTACGCCCTGCCCCAGTCGCCCCAACTGTTCAAGCAACTGTTGATGGTGGCGGGTATGGACCGCTATTACCAAATTGCCCGCTGTTTTCGGGATGAAGATTTACGGGCCGATCGCCAGCCGGAATTTACCCAGTTGGATATGGAAATGAGCTTCATGGGGCAGGATGAAATTCTCGACCTCAACGAAGTCTTAATCTGCCATATTTTCAAAGTGGTTAAAGGCATTGAGCTGCCCAGGCCGTTTCCCCGGCTGACCTACCAGGCCTCCATGGCCAAATACGGCAACGATCGCCCGGATACCCGCTTTGGTTTAGAACTGGTGGATCTATCGGAATTGATGGGAAATTGTGGGTTTAAAGTTTTTGCCGCCGCCGTTAGCAGTGGGGGTTCTGTCAAGGCCATTCGAGTGCCTGGTGGAAATGAAACCATCTCCAATGTGCGGATTAAACCCGGCGGAGATTTATTCAAAGAGGCGACAGAAGCCGGAGCGAAAGGTATTGCCTACATTCGGGTGCGGGATAACGGCGACATTGACACCATTGGTGCCATTAAGGAGAACCTCGATGAAGAACAGGTAAAAACCCTGTTGCAACGTACCCAGGCCAACGCAGGGGATTTGTTACTGTTTGGTGCTGGAGATACCGCCACAGTAAATAAATCCCTATCCCGTCTCCGTTTAGTGTTGGGTGAACAGTTGGGTTTGATCGATCCCGATGCCGTCAACCTACTGTGGATCACGGACTTTCCCATGTTTGAGTGGAATGCGGACGAAAAGCGTTGGGAAGCTCTGCACCATCCCTTCACTGCGCCCCACCCTGAAGACTTGGAGGACTTAAAAACCGCCCGGGCCCAGGCCTATGATTTAGTAATGAACGGCGTGGAAATTGGCGGTGGCAGTTTGCGGATTTACCAACGGGAAGTGCAGGAAAAAGTCTTTGCCACCATTGGCTTATCCCCGGAGGAAGCCCACGAAAAATTTGGCTTCCTGCTGGATGCATTCGAGTATGGCACCCCTCCCCACGGCGGCATTGCCTACGGTTTAGACCGGTTAGTGATGTTGTTGGCCAAGGAAGATTCCATTCGAGATGTGATTGCATTCCCCAAAACCCAACAGGCCAGTTGTCTGCTCACGGAAGCTCCAGCAGCGGTGGATAAAAAGCAACTTAAGGAGCTGGAGGTGGCTTCTACCTACATCCCTAAAGCTAAAGTGGAGGACTAG
- a CDS encoding GuaB3 family IMP dehydrogenase-related protein, with product MNITIGRGKTARRAYGIDEIALVPGVRTLDPALADTRWQVGAIEREIPIIASAMDGVVDSRMAVLLSELGALGVVNLEGIQTRYEDPNPILDRIASVGKTEFVGLMQELYAEPIKPELITKRIQEIQAAGGIAAVSLTPVGAAKYASTVAEAGADLLFIQATVVSTAHLSPESVESLDLVKLCREMPMPVVLGNCVTYEVSLELMRAGAAAVLVGIGPGAACTSRGVLGVGVPQPTAIADCAAARDDYFQESGRYVPVIADGGIITGGDICKCIACGADAVMIGSPIARAAEAPGRGFHWGMATPSPVLPRGTRINVGTTGTIREILVGPAKLDDGTHNLLGALKTSMGTLGAKDMKEMQQVDVVIAPSLLTEGKVYQKAQQLGMGK from the coding sequence GTGAACATTACGATTGGACGGGGAAAAACAGCCCGTCGAGCCTATGGTATCGACGAAATTGCACTGGTTCCCGGAGTGCGGACTTTAGACCCAGCCCTGGCCGATACCCGCTGGCAAGTGGGCGCCATTGAGCGAGAAATCCCCATTATTGCCAGCGCTATGGATGGGGTAGTAGATAGCCGCATGGCAGTACTGCTTTCAGAGCTAGGTGCTTTGGGGGTAGTGAATTTAGAGGGCATCCAAACCCGTTACGAAGATCCCAATCCGATTTTGGACCGCATCGCTTCGGTGGGCAAAACGGAATTTGTGGGGTTAATGCAGGAACTCTACGCCGAACCCATTAAGCCCGAGTTAATTACCAAGCGCATTCAAGAAATCCAAGCTGCTGGTGGCATTGCGGCGGTGAGCCTGACTCCGGTGGGGGCGGCCAAATATGCCAGTACGGTGGCCGAAGCTGGGGCTGATCTGTTATTTATTCAAGCTACGGTAGTATCCACAGCCCATCTATCCCCTGAGTCGGTGGAGAGTTTGGATCTGGTCAAGCTTTGTCGGGAAATGCCCATGCCGGTGGTGTTGGGTAATTGTGTTACCTACGAAGTCAGCTTGGAGTTGATGCGGGCTGGGGCAGCGGCAGTATTGGTGGGCATTGGCCCCGGAGCGGCCTGTACTTCCCGGGGAGTACTGGGGGTAGGAGTTCCTCAACCAACGGCGATCGCCGATTGTGCGGCGGCTAGGGATGACTATTTCCAAGAAAGTGGCCGTTACGTGCCCGTAATTGCCGACGGCGGCATCATTACCGGTGGTGATATTTGCAAATGTATTGCCTGCGGTGCTGATGCGGTGATGATCGGTTCTCCCATTGCCAGGGCGGCGGAAGCTCCCGGACGAGGTTTTCATTGGGGGATGGCCACCCCCAGTCCCGTATTACCCCGGGGGACTCGTATTAATGTCGGTACCACTGGCACCATTCGGGAGATTTTGGTGGGGCCCGCCAAATTGGATGACGGCACCCATAACCTGCTGGGGGCATTAAAAACCAGCATGGGCACCCTGGGAGCCAAAGATATGAAAGAAATGCAACAGGTGGATGTGGTCATTGCCCCTTCCCTGCTCACAGAAGGTAAAGTTTACCAAAAAGCCCAACAGTTGGGCATGGGTAAGTAA